In the genome of Daucus carota subsp. sativus chromosome 9, DH1 v3.0, whole genome shotgun sequence, the window ACCAACAAGCCAGTACAAGACATAAAAACACCACATCAGTACTATTTGTTTGGTATGGGCCTATCAACCTTGTTGTATGTGGAACATATGGTTGGTAAGATATAAATAATTGGGccgcatattttttttttttttttttgctaaattgggCCGCATATTACTAAACTCTGTACTGGCCATTTATATTTCTTGGACACAAAACTTGACTGGGCCTGTATAGAACAGTGAAACACACATATTTGTCCGAGCctgtatataaaaaattgtatccatatgtgtgtatatacacACAGTTGAGCTCTGGATTTGTAGTCATTCGTGTGCTTCTCTCTCCACTCGATCACTCGCCATCTTCTTCATCGTTTACCTgtaagtctctctctctctctctctctctctctctctctctccatctctctctcgccATCTCTCTCCAGAAATATTAGTTCATATATAATTAGGGCCTGCGGCTAATTGAATAATTTGTAGATGTGTGTGCTAAATATGTTTGCATATTCATTTCTAATTTTAGTGAAAAGGTGTGTTTTGTTGCAAGTGGAAACTCGAAAACTCGAAAGCCCTATCATTTTGTTGGAATCTAATTCGGTTAGAAAATTGTAATTGGATATGTTTTTACAGGTGCTGTCAGTTGACATTTGTGATTGAGgctgtaatttattttaattttgtgtggtaattttttttacttaattaaTTGGTTTTCGATGCTCAGAATGCTTGTTTTTGGTTTGCGAGGTAATTGTAGCAGTTTGTTGTTCAATGGTTGTTCGtatatcttatatttatttGCCAAGTGCATTTCTGTTATTTTCCGCTGTTTTTGATTTAGAGTAGTTTAAGTCACAAATgtatgattatttatttttggtcCGACTTGAAGTAGTTTATGCATTGTTGTTAGAGAAATTCTGATTTCTTTTTTCTcatgtttgtttgttttatgttttgatttttggGCGTAATTATGCTTCTTTCATCTGAAAATTGTCCCATTTGTTGATTCGCCCATGTTTAATTATAATACCTGATTGTCTTAATTTGCTACTAACTGGTTTGTTGCCATTTGTGATTTTCCATAGATTAACAATTAAATAAGAAtcctttatatatttacataaatttgcataaacatatataacaaaatttgCAAATTAAAAGTACCAGTAGCATATTTCCATAAATTTGCTGCCATTTGTTGAATATTATAGTGATAGGATCCTTTATATATTTACACTTTCTGCAATgataagaattttttatttgagtgttatataagaatataatttaattacaaTATAATGCTATGCACATTTCAgtctaaaataacaaaatatgctTCTGTCCCCTGCTTTGTCTGCATaatatcaatatgcatatagaAGAATCCTAAACAGACATATAACACGTCTAAATATTACTTACCGACAAAAGAGAATTTTCAAGTGATGATAAAAAAAGAAAGGTGCCCAAAATGTTTGCAATGGCTtcttaaaacacacacacacacacacacaaatataaatatatacaaacttTGAAGTAGGGAAAATGGGTAAATTATAATTGATGTCCAACAATCAAAGTCTTTAACACCTTATCAGAAAGCCAATCTGGCGCATGTTGCACCACCAACTGCTCATGGGTAGTGATATTTTGTTGCGAATATGGAGTCTCTTTTTTCTGCTACATGTTACACCTGTTCTTAAATCTAGTTTTCAATATAGAGTGTTTGTAATGTTCCAACATAGACGGAGTTTTCCTTTATGAGGTTCTGCTACCCTAATTTTTCTACCTTCTGGTGGCAGCTTGACCATATCCAAAAATCTGAATTTGGAAGGTGTAGATATCATTCATATGGGAAGATATTAGACATATATCTCTTGAATGGTCGCAGCCTATAATACTACGTTTCATGGCTCGGAAGGGAAATCAGCAGAAGAATGGTTTAGACAAAAACTTGTCAAAGCAAAAGAAGGGAGTGTCTGATTCTCTGTCTTCGTTGCCAAATGCAAAGCAGAAGGGAAAGGTAAGTGACACCAAGGTTGATAGCGGGGAAGAACTTTGTAATGGTACACTGTCGAATACTGAACATTTGAGAGAGCACTCAAGTAGAACTGATAAAGGAGGAGATGAGAAGAAAAGCAAGCAAAAATTTGAGAAACATATGAAAAGTAAAAAACAAGGGTTAAGTGAAGGACAAGGTCTGGATCACCCAGTGATCTCTGGACGAATGTCACAAGATACCCTTACAAGTATGTCTACAGCCAAAGCTTCTGTGTCGAGAGAAGAAATTGGATCATCGCCTATCAGCAATCTTGGTTCTCATCTACAAAGTAGTTTAGGCGGCTCGCTTAGTGGATTGCGTATGGAAGATACAGTAGAAAGTGTAGAGGTTCTTTATAGACGCCTAAAGACTTTGGGTTTGTCAACACTAAAAGCATCCAAGGAATGGTTAGAGAAGAAAAAACCATTGTTTTCAATAGTAGCAACTAATGCATTACATGCTCGTGATTTTGTCAGAATGAAGTTTGAGCATGCATATCCAATTGTCTTGCGATGGACTATGCATTTTGTGAACATAATGCTTCTACTTGCAATGATATGGCTGGACTGCTGTCTTAGAGGCATTGATTCCATTCTACGTATGGGGACAACATCATTTTTGGCAGTCATATGGTTCAGCATCCTCTCTCTTGTCTCCATGGTTGGTGTGACCAAATTTCTTGTTATTTTGGTAAGTTTATAGTAATTGTAACAATTTTTATCACCCTTTTAAACAACTCTTCTCTTTTTCTGTGCATCTGTTCTGCTTAGTTTtgatgtaaatattatttttatctgcTCAAGTGTACAATTAAATACTTGTCAGTAATTGTGTATATTTCATCttcaatcaaaataattttaatatcagtatcatatccaagctgattgTTTTAGATCATTTTGACTGTTCAGAAAtgcaataaatacaaatatgacTGAATATGCTTGAGGCTATCTTTTTAATTTACGGGATTAAGCTTAGCTGACTATTTCTTCCAAAGTGATGGTACATTGAGTTATTTGATCCCATTTTCAGTCCTTTGACAAATTTTATGGACTGTATATATCAACACTTTTTTAGCTCATTTGGCGTTTGGTTGGGGGGTAATTATTTCCTAATTTGCAGGGATATTAATCCCCAGTAAAGTAAATAAGAAATTTGTAACATTCAGACTGTGGGACAACTTTAAAGGATTAAAACAATGGGAATTCCATTCCATCTTGGGCATTGTTTTGCAACCATAAATAGCCATAGGCTTCAGCATCTTTGATCatctatgttattttttttctcaagtcTCTGGCTTGTATCATTTTattcttaataattttgttgtgtatgtatatacatgcaatctaattttaatattttccagGCTTTAAGTGCTTTCACGGGAATTGTGGCTGGTTTCACCATAGCTGTTATTTTGATTGCATTGTCTGGAACTGTTTTATTGTGGATGTATGGAAGCTTTTGGACAACATCTATAATCGCTTTGTGTGGAGGTAACTCTTTGATCATACTGCAGCTGTGGTTAGTGTACTGTATTTCATTTTGATTCTCTAAGTTTGGTGATGATTTTGATGCAGGAATGGCATTCACATTTAGCCATGAACGAATTGCACTGTTGATTGCCACCTTGTATTCAGTATATTGCGCATGGTCCTATGTTGGATGGCTTGGTTTGCTCTTTGGTTTGAATATTTCCTTCATTTCCAGTGATGCTCTTATATTTTTCCTGAggaataatataaatgagcgtAGAAGTCCCGACACCCCCTTTGAATCAGCTGGACCAGGAAACTTTAGTGAGCAGAGGAATGCTTCGTCCTCGGAATCTGGTTTTGTTCCTACAGCTGACCGTAGCTCTGGAGTACCTTCAACAAGTGGATCTGATTCTGATTTAACACCTGAAGAAGAAGTTGTTAGGTTGCTAAATTGCACAGATCACTATTCAGCATTGGGATTCTCTAAATTTGGAAACATAGATGTTTCTATACTAAAGAGGGAGTATAGAAAAAAGGTTTGTGTCTTGTTACTACAAATTGCTtagttaattgttaattatcatatatttacctGAGACTGTATCTAACAAGATAAACTGGTGGAGAGTAGAATCCCTTTTAAATTTGTGATGATGATTGCAATTCACATTCAGAGATTGTAATGGagttttttctgttttttgtttttaggcAATGATGGTCCACCCAGATAAGAATATGGGTAATGAAAAAGCTGCAGAAGCTTTTAAGAAACTTCAAAATGCATATGAGGTTGTTTACCTTCCCCAGTTGCCAATTTCTTTTGCTATTCAACATCTTATCTTTCGTGTCTGATTTTATTGTATTAATGGTATGCAGGTTTTGCTTGATTCAATGAAGCGAAAATCATATGATGATGAACTGAAGAGAGAAGAGCTGCTGAATTATTTTCGGAGGTTTCAGAATGCACCTCAACAGGTTTATATTCTTTATCGACTTACTTCAGCTTTACTTGAAGATTATCAGTTATCAGAATTTTTGGTCATGAACTTTTTTTATTAGATAGAGCAGCTCTCTAGTTCCTCAATATGTCTTGCACTTTGATCGAACAAGTGGGGAATCACCATATTTTTTAGTATCTATCCGAAAAGTGGATTTATTTTTGCATCTGTATCCAAGGAAATACCTCACTTTCAGAAATGGCAAACATCCCCCCTTCATTTTAGATCTTGCTTCTACGGTGAAATCTCCTCCAACAAAGGTGCATTTATAGTCTATGCACTAAGATTTGAAAAGCTAAAGCTCTACATttgttttctatatattttcatttatgaGGAAGGCATCTCTGCACCATTTTCTGCCCTTGACAAGAATATGGTCATTCTTTGCTTCAGAAGTCGACTTgaatttttctaatatatgCTTGTGATATATTTGATATTCAAATACAAAACATTAGTACTTGACATTCCCCAGCAAATCTTGCATGAGTAGTTGTGAAAAGTCAAATCAGGGTATGCCAATGAATCAGTTGGATAATTTAGATCCTAATTCTTTGTATGAAATGCAATCGAATTCTTTTAGCAGGGAATATCTGAGAGCAACCTAGCTATCTGGATGTGCAGATTTTCTCTTATATCTCATCATCTGCTAATGGGTTTAGAAACAAATGTTGCAGGATACAGGGTATAGTTTCTTTGGCTCTAGATTTGCTCGTACGGACCCTGATGGTGAGGAATTTTCTGGGGACTCTAGGCGTATAATCTGCAGGAAGTGCAGTAATTTTCATGTCTGGTACCATACCAAGAAATTGAAGTCTAAAGCAAGATGGTGCCAGGTTTTTCTCTCCCAGGATATTTCATATTGTTAAAATTTCATGTAGTGAAACTTTGCATACTGGTTTTCACTTGctgcttttaaaaaaaatagatctaATAGGAGTCTTAAGGTTTTTTCTTAAAAACTCTTTTGAAGGATTGCAATGAATTTCACCAAGCTAAAGATGGAGATGGGTGGGTTGAACAATTTTCACAACCCTTCTTGTTTGGATTGATGCAAAAGGTGCGTATGCCTGGATGCGTCTTAAAGATATTTATACAGATAATGTTTTTTACCCATCCTTATTGATGATCATGTACACATTCTTGTTCACATGTGTTGAATTTACAGGTAGATGCTCCTTCTGCCTATATTTGTGCTGATAGCAAAATTTACAATGCTACCGAATGGTATATCTGTCAGGTAACattattttcttaaactgtAATGCAAGTCTTTCTGTGTGTAGAAATTAgttttattcttattttctaGTGCT includes:
- the LOC108202726 gene encoding uncharacterized protein LOC108202726, giving the protein MARKGNQQKNGLDKNLSKQKKGVSDSLSSLPNAKQKGKVSDTKVDSGEELCNGTLSNTEHLREHSSRTDKGGDEKKSKQKFEKHMKSKKQGLSEGQGLDHPVISGRMSQDTLTSMSTAKASVSREEIGSSPISNLGSHLQSSLGGSLSGLRMEDTVESVEVLYRRLKTLGLSTLKASKEWLEKKKPLFSIVATNALHARDFVRMKFEHAYPIVLRWTMHFVNIMLLLAMIWLDCCLRGIDSILRMGTTSFLAVIWFSILSLVSMVGVTKFLVILALSAFTGIVAGFTIAVILIALSGTVLLWMYGSFWTTSIIALCGGMAFTFSHERIALLIATLYSVYCAWSYVGWLGLLFGLNISFISSDALIFFLRNNINERRSPDTPFESAGPGNFSEQRNASSSESGFVPTADRSSGVPSTSGSDSDLTPEEEVVRLLNCTDHYSALGFSKFGNIDVSILKREYRKKAMMVHPDKNMGNEKAAEAFKKLQNAYEVLLDSMKRKSYDDELKREELLNYFRRFQNAPQQDTGYSFFGSRFARTDPDGEEFSGDSRRIICRKCSNFHVWYHTKKLKSKARWCQDCNEFHQAKDGDGWVEQFSQPFLFGLMQKVDAPSAYICADSKIYNATEWYICQGMRCPANTHKPSFHVNTSVTSKHTGGKGMNNGPRGGGIPPSNMESMTEEEFVEWLQNAVQAGMFDNFADGNSDSPNARAGSSSKGSASNPGGGGASSTGGKRKKKGKKQW